TCCTCCGCCAGGTCCCGGAACTGGTCATTGGAGACAATTATCCCATCTGTCTCTTCAGCCAGCTTCACCATGAACCTGTCTCCAAAACCACAGCAACCGAgagagggttgaaaaattacctactgTGTACAATGTTCACTGTTTGGATCATGGTTACATTAAAAgcctagacttcaccactatgcaatatatccatgtagcAAAACTGTACTGGTATCccccaaatctataaaaataaaagtaaaaaccacAGCAACCATTTGGGACTCTCCAAGGCCCCAACCCCAGAAGTTTTACTGTCTCCCATGAGCCACTTCTGGTGATGGAGATGTGGCCCCCTACCTCACCTTGACCCAGCTATAGGCAACTGACTAGATACAAGTGCCATGGGCTAGAGAGGAAACAAAGATGAATCCAAGGTGGTCTCCCAGTAGCATCCTATCTGCTCACCATAGTCCTTCACCCAACACTCTGTGCCTCGTTAGTAAACAGTAAGATCTAGCTCTGTCTTCCACCCTGCCCAACCAATCCCTCGCAAATCCAACATGCCCTTCCCTTGAAAAGCCTTGCGCTCTGCTCCCTTCCTTCCCAGGCCCACCATTACCACTCCAGTAATTCAGATATTGCAGCTGAGACCATGCATAACCTCCTAACAAGGGGGTCCCCGCCTCTGACCACTCACCCACCCTCCAgtctcccctgccctgccccaagaAAGCATACTTATCGCCTACACAAAACTCTTCCACACTTGCCCTTTATTTACTAAATAAAGTCTACGCACCCAGGCCTGGCAGCTAAGGCCTTCTACAGGCCAGCTCAAATCACTCTTAAAACCTTATCTCTCCCAATATTCCCTAACCCACCCTCAACTCTAGCTAAAATCAATAATCAGATTACACTCTGCTCTCCACATATGTCTTATGCTGACTTCCATATTTCTCCAACTATTTCCTCTATCTGGAAGGCATTTCCCAAGACTTGCTGAGGAACAGAATCATCAAGggaactcttttaaaaaatgcctggGCTCCACTTCAGTAATTCTGATACCACCAGACAGGGTAGGACTCATGAGGTGATGGGTGGTGGTCTTTTTAACAGATTTAGAAACGAAGAGATCCAACCCATCCCAGTCTTCTCAACACAAAAACTCACAAATCTCTCCTTTCCCACAAAACCCCAGCCAGAAGGGGGCTCCCTTCCCTCTGAGTTCCTGTAGTGTTTGATTTATGGTTTCTTTCAGCTCTCTAGTCAAGAATCAGATCTTGTTCCCAGTGTTCCCACCTCCTCCTGCAAGCCATGCACCTAGTACTAAGTGAGCAGTCAGTATTTGAAAGATAGTGTGGTATAGGGGGAACTGGGAGTCAGGATTAGGTGTGACAGATATCGGGCTCTGAGCTTCTGTCTAGGAAACAAATTAAGGGAATGACATACAAATGTCTGTGGTACacttggccgggcttggtggctcacgcctgtaatcccagcactttgggaggccaaggtgggcggatcatgaggtcaggaaatcaagaccaccctggccaacatggtgaaaccccaactctactaaaatgcaaaaaattagctgggcgtggtggcatgcacctgaagtcccagctactcgggaggctgaggtaggggaatctcttgaacctgggaggcggaggttgcagtgagccgagatcgtgccactgcactccagcgtggcaacagagcaaggctccatctcaaaaacaaacaaacaaaaaaagtatatggTACACTTATGGTATGTAAATGGTATTTTCCAGTTAAGCATATTTTACTATGATCGCATTACACAGTATGTTGTTCAGCAACATTCATTCCGTATGCCTACGCTGTGCACCACTGTGCTTATTCCCTGTTACTGGGCAAATTCCCAATTTATATTATGTTATCTGCCAACCAGGTCCCACACAACTGGGCAGACACATGCCTTTAACATTCATTAAAATGAACTCAATCTTCAGTTTCAATTCTGTTTCAATGCAGGTGTGGAAAGAAGGTTCCATATCTTGGGTAATCTGTGAAATCTAGATATAAATAGAATAACATCGGGAGAACGTAAACTGCTTTTTTTGTAGAATACCATTTACTTGTTAAGGAATAGAAGGTGTTTGAAAGACAAAGTATATAATCACTATGGTttagaaactaatttttaaaaactgtataatGTCCTAGAGAATAAAGAACTTACAAATTTTTTAACTTGGCTTTCTAAAATCTGCTCATTTCTCACACCACCTATGCAGACTATGGTAGAAGTGTGCCTTGTATTTTCATTCAAACCATCTAGCAGCTTTGAGGCCTAATTTCCCTTTGCTAAGACAGGTAACCACTCTGACCCTCTGTCTCCACGACTGTAGATTGGAGATATACCCACTGCCACACTTGAGTAGGTCTGTGCAAAGTTAGGAGGGAATGTCACTGTACTCTTGCCTAGCACCTTGAGCAAGGCAAGCACATACCTTATCTTTTTCGTATATTCACCAGGAGGGTAAATGAATGGAGGAGGACCCTGAGACAAAGAGGTTAATTCACTACGAAAAGTTCCACAGTCAAAGTCAATGAGTAGTGCTACTTGAGGCTCAAATTCAGATCTTCCAATTCTAAATCCAGTGATCTTTCTATTATACCATGTTTTGTACAGTCCTATTATTCATGGGTtgtgtttcttcattttacttGTTATTTTGACCTTTACTCtggcttttccagaatgttagGGAAATTTCTCTGCATGTTTGGAAATTCAGGTTATAAGAAGACATCTGTCAGCTATTTATGCAATCAGCTTTCCCACCTTTCCACTAAACCAGTATTTTCTAGACCGTAAGGCACTATATAAATACAAGGTATCATTTTGTTTGATGAATTATGAATAGGCAAACATGGTTGTCTACAGGTCGTCTCATCACAACTGCAGGACAGGTTTACCTACCCAATCATAAGGCACCCAGAGGAATAACTGGCCCCTTACCCACCACCAAGGCTTGGAAACAGCGTAAACCACCAGgagcttttctctctccctcaatCTTCCACAGGGCTTGAATATCAAGCCTGGGCCAGGAGAGGAGCAAGTACCTGTCATCATAGGAGGAGATCCTCTTGCCATCCATGACTCGTGAGGGTGTGAGGGAGAGCAGGCTGAGGGAATACAGCTTTTGCAGGAAGTGActctctattaaaaaagaacATAATAGGGTTCTCCTCAAGGTGGAAACAGAGCCTATCCTGGGACACTGAAGACCAGGCCCAACTCACCTCTGACTTTGGCATCCTTACTGAAGCGCCACTGAGGCACAAAGACAGTTATGTCACGGTGGCCACGGTCCCAGAAGTACTGCACAGCAATGGCAATGCCCCGGCTGGAGAAGTAGTGCTGGAGGCCATGCCTGTAGTGGGAGGGGGTCGGCCAGAGGAGGGGCTTGGCACCCTGGCTACAATGCCAGCCCCTCAGGACATATCCTCCCTCTCCTAGGCCCTTAGCCCCACCAGGTACTCACACCATGGCCACGTTGCTGCCGTCAATGACAATATGGCGGAGGTCTGGCTGGCCAGGCACATTGGCAAGGCACAGGGTGAAAGGATCCTGCAGGGCCTCCTTGAAACGCTGTGTGCCAGTCACCAAGTTGCCCCCTCGGGCGCCTCGTTTCCATTGAGGCCCCCGACCCCGTGCCATGCCCTGCTGCTTGTCTCCCCTGTCCCCATCTCCCCGGTCTCCGCAGTCACCCCGGTCTCCACAGTGCCATGGGGGTTCCGGTGCAGGCGGAGGGCTGGGCACCCTCGGAGGAGAGGCATTACCATTGTGGAGCCGCTGGAGGAGGGAGGCTCCTCGGGACTGAGCTGCCCTGTGACAGGAGCCATGGGCACCGGCAGGCTCACGGTGGACACAGAACCCTCCTCCTCCCTGAGCTATCTCCTCCTTCCCCACGGCCTTCCCTTTCAGGGGTGCTGACTCCCTTGCCCCTCCACCCACTGACTGTGGCCTGAGGGCCACTTCTCTCTCCCAGGCCTCTTCCCCAGGCAACTCCTTCCACCCCAAATCCATCTCCCTGGGACCACcctgtttccctccctccttcaccaCAGCGTAACTGTCTCCCCTTGCTCCCCTGGAATCTCCGGGTCCCATAGATCCAGTGTCCAGGGACTCCCTGCCGTCACTAGGGGGAGCTCTCACTCCTTGGCACTGAGGACCCAGCAAGCCTGAGCTCCGCCTCTCCCAAGAAGCCAGTGCTCCTGGCCCCTGCCCACTGGACGCCTCCTGCACCAGACTCAGCAGCTCCTCCTGGACAGCCAGGGGCAACTGCAGCAGAGCCTCTCTATGGGCATCCGCCGGGGACTGCAGCAGGGCAGAAAAGTCTCTCAGCACTCCAGTACACTGAGAGGCTCCGGAAGATGGTCCTGGCGTGAAGTCCCAGCTCAGCCGCTCTGCCAGCTCTTCTACCCGGCTCTGAGCCATGACAAAGGCCTCAGTCAGGCCACTGATCATCAGTGAGCCGGGCGCCCTGGGCACCAGATGGGCTGACGTGCTCCAGGCCAGGCAGTCAAGGAAGAAGCCCTGGGCTCCCAGAAAGATGCAGTGCAGTTTGGGCGGGTAGTGGATTTCATCCTGCAGTTCTGGGCTGCAGAGGCCCTTCAGGTACTCCTGGTTGGGAGGAAGGGAAGGTCAGGAAAAGTAAACTGTTGGAATCCTAACTGGCCCAGGTCACCTCTCCTGGCTCCTTGCTCGCTCCTGAGCTCCAGGATGTCTGGAGTATCCACATgatgttattcccattttagagataaggaaactgagactcccATCACAAAGCTGGTACATGATTGAGCCATCCTGGAACCCCAGCCTAATCCCAAAGGAAGCAATGTGGTccagcctcccaccccacagTGCATTCCTTGGTGGGGCCAACTTGTTCAGCCAGATATCTCTATTCTCCCAAAGAGCACAGAATGATTTTTGCGAGCCTGGGCCATCACAGAAGAAATTAAGCtgaaactgaaaacaaatatAGAGTTGGAAAGTCCCTCAAAACTCAGGGGCACTGAGGTTGCCAGTGAGACAACCAAGAAGTCGAGATCctccccaggcccctcctcttccctgctcTCCTCCGCCCTGGGGGAAAGCGTCCTTGGTGCCtggagggatgggggagagaaGGAGTTCACCTTGGCTCTGCTGGCGTTTTCCTTGGGGCCCTCCAGCTGCAGCCAGATGTGGGGGTTGTCCGGACAGTCCTTCGGAAGGACGCTCACCCCCACGCTGAAGATGCGCGCCACATGGGGCTGCTGTTCCCGAACCTTGTTCTCAGCCTCCGCAGACACCGCAAAGCGGTCTGGGGACGCAGGGCGGGCCCCCCAGGTAGGCATGGCTGCTGCCCCCAGCCCTGGAAGGGGAGAAGGCAGCTCAGAGCCTCATTGTACCCTCCATCCAAATCCTGGTTCCTGGGACTACACCAGCTATCAACAGGTCGCACCTAGTTAAGGCTCTGGTAAACAGCACCAGGAGGTGACAAACATCTAAGTCCACTGGAGGTAGGAAGGGAGTATGTCACGCGGGCCTCTCCGGAGAGGAAGTCCCGGTAAACAAGGCTGTCTATCGAGGGTGGGCGTCTGGGCTTTGGAAAAGGATGACCACAGTCCGAAGCAAGAAGGGTGGGGGGGCTCCAGCTCGGCCTGGAGGCCAGAAGGAGTCTCCTGGGGGACTCTGCAGCTTCTTAAAGACGAATCCGCAGCAGGGGATTGAACTAGGCTGTCCTCTGGGGGCCCTGGTATGCCATTTCCAAGGTTCAAGCcactcccacccctcccccagccgtCCGCTGCCCCTCTCCGTCAGGCCACAAGCGCCGCCCAGGGCCcaggggccgggccgggccgggcccgCCCACCGCTGACTGGGGCAGCCACCGCGGGCCGGGCCTACTCCTCACCGCGGCCCCCGCTCCCCGCTCCCGGGCGCGGGGGAGGGGCGCGCCTACCGCCTCCGCCGCCCGCGCCGGCTTCGGGTCCTCTCAGCGCCCGCCGGCCCCCCGCTTTGCCCGCGCCCCCAGCCCAGGGGACGAGGGCAGGGGGCCCGAATCTGGGCGGGCCTTCCCGGGTTCCTCACCCAACGGGGACCTCTCTTGTCCACATCGCTCGCAAACTGTTTCTTGAGTCACTTCCTGGCCTGGGGCGGAGTCAGCCCAGCTCCTCCCGGCTGCGCGCCCTCCTCCCAACCCCGCCGCCGCGCCCAGAGGCCCCGACGGTCCCGCTCGGCCTAGTCCCCTCGGCGGCTCCAGGGCTCGCTCCTCGCGCTTCTCACCAGCCCTCCCGTCTGTCTCCCGGCCCTCAGGGTCCTCGCGCATTCTGCGCAGTTATTTCTCGAAATGGGGAACCATGCGTTGAAAGTTGTTTCCCGCGAATAAAGATGTGGCCGACCAAAGAGGCAGCGTGACTGGCCCACTGGTGCTCTAGGCCCAAGCACTTTCCACTAAAGCAATCGTGGCGGAGGCGGGAGGCGgggcgggaggcgggaggcgggaggcgggaggcgggaggcggggggcggggggtaCCCCTGGTGGAGTACCCCTGGTGGAGTACCCCTTTCCTCCAACAAATGGAAAGATGCCACGAAGAAGGGCTGTTGATTTGTGAGGGATTCTGaagagaggagaaataggaggaaGAGGTTGAGGGCCTGCCTCTGGcatatgcacacactcacacattctctcacacccctcacacacacataccatgtTCTCCATCCCCCTCAGGTCCAGCCTTCAGTGCTGTGCCGTCCAGCAGGGCTGCCCTGAAGCTCTGGCTGCAGCCCTCCCGTCCAGCGGGCAGGCGGCTtcatccctcctctctctcccaaaGCCCAACTGCTGTCACTGCATGCTCTGCCAAGGAGGAGGGAACTGCAGTGACAGCAGGAGTAAGAGTGGGAGGCAGGACAGAGCTGGGACACAGGTATGGAGAGGGGGTTCGGCGAGCCTAGAGAGGGCAGACGATCAGGGTGCCTGCGGAGAGAGTCCAGGGAGAGGAGCGGAAACAGAAGAGGGGCAGAAGACCGGGGCACTTGTGGGTTGCAGAGCCCCTCAACCATGTTGGGAGCCAAGCCACACTGGCTACCAGGTCCCCTACACAGTCCCGGGCTGCTCTTGGCTCTGGTGCTTCTGGCCCTGGGGGCCGGGTGGGCCCAGGAGGGGTCAGAGCCCGTCCTGCTGGAGGGGGAGTGCCTGGTGGTCTGTGAGCCTGGCCGAGCTGCTGCAGGGGGGCCCGGGGGAGCAGCCCTGGGAGAGGCGCCCCCTGGGCGAGTGGCATTTGCTGCGGTCCGAAGCCACCACCATGAGCCAGCAGGGGAAACCGGCAATGGCACCAGTGGGGCCATCTACTTCGACCAGGTAATCCCCCTACCCCTGTCCAGGGGACCTGCAAGGACCTGCAAGCAACTGTCCAAGCCCACTTTGCTGTCTCTGAGGCTTTAAGAAAACAGCTTCCTACATCTTTCCCTAATCTGGCCTGTTGCCCCACCACCCCACCGATGGTTTCCCTTCCCTCCACCCATACGCAGCCCCCTCCTTGCCCCTTCTCACCATTTCTTTTGAATCTGTTCACTCCTATTCACTCCTGCTTGCCACTCCTTCTATTCATTACTCACTGCCCCTGCCCCTAGTCCCCATGGTACCCCTGAGCCATGGGCATTTCCTGAGCCCCACTCAGCAGGCTCTGCTTCCCCAGGTCCTGGTGAACGAGGGCGGTGGCTTTGACCGGGCCTCTGGCTCCTTCGTAGCCCCTGTCCGGGGTGTCTACAGCTTCCGGTTCCATGTGGTGAAGGTGTACAACCGCCAAACTGTCCAGGTGACCTCAGCACTGGCCCCCATCCCCGGCTCAGGAGGGTAGGGAGGGGGAAGAAGTGGAGCCCAGCCGACCTCCGGGTGGACTCTCCATTGACCTGTGTCCTGGAGGCCAGGACCAGGGGAGGAATGGGCCTGCCTTGCATTGAGTGTGGAGGATGTGCAGAGTCCAATGCTGGCTGCCCCTCAGGCCTCCCGGGAGAGCCCATTAAAACCCAGCTTCCCAAGAGGAAGCCCCTGGGAAAGTGGGGGGTCATGAGCTAAGGGCTGGGGAATGGGGGCTAACTGGGCTCCCCTCCCTAGGTGAGCCTGATGCTGAACACGTGGCCTGTCATCTCAGCCTTTGCCAATGACCCTGACGTGACCCGGGAGGCAGCCACCAGCTCTGTGCTACTGCCCTTGGACCCCGGGGACCGAGTGTCTCTGCGCCTGCGTCGGGGGAATCTACTGGGTGGCTGGAAATACTCAAGTTTCTCTGGCTTCCTCATCTTCCCTCTCTGAGGACCCAAGCCTTTCAAGCACAAGAATCCAGCCCCTGACAacttccttctgccttctcttgCCCCAGaaacagcagaggcaggagagagactCCCTCTGGCTACCTATCCCACCTCTTTGCATGGGACCCTGTGCCAAACACCCAAGTTTAAGAGAAGAGTAGAGCTGTGGCATCTCCAGACCAGGCCTTTCCACCACCCACCCCCAGTTACCCTCCCAGCCACCTGCTGCATCTGTTCCTGCCTGCAGCCCTAGGATCAGGGCAAGGTTTGGCAAGAAGGAAGATCTGCACCACTTTGTGGCCTCTGCTCCTCCTGTTCCCCCATCCCAGCTTCCTGCTCAATGCTGTTCAGGGACAGGTGGCACAGGTGAGCCTGACAGGCCCCCACAGGAGCCCAGATGGACAAGCCTCAGCGTACCCTGCAGGCTTCTTCCTGTGAGGAATGCCAGCATCACGGATCTCAGCCAGCACCGTCAGAAACTGAACCAGCACCGTATGGGCTAGGGTGGGAGGCTCAGCCACAGGCAGAAGTGTGGGAAGGGCCTGGAGTCTGTGGCtggtgaggaaggaaggagggtgtATTGTCTAGACTGAACATGGTACACATTCTGCATGTATAGCAGAGCAGCCAGCAGGCAGCAATCCTAGCTGTCCTTCTATGCCAGATCCCAGATAGACTCTGGCCCTTACCTCCCAATCTGAGACTAGGGTGAGTGTGTTTGCTCTGGCTGAGAGCAGAGCTGAGAGCAGGTATACAGAGCTGGAAGTGGACCGTGGAAACCAACGATAACCATGCATCCTCTTGCTTGGCCACCTCCTGAAACTGCTCCACCTTTGAAGTTTGAATTTTAGTCCCTCCACACTCTGctgcctccttcctcccagcTCTCTCACTAAGTTATCTTCACTGTACCTGTTCCAGCCTATCCCCaccatctctctttctcctgaCTGTGCTGTCTTATTCTCCTCCTTAGGCTTCCTATTACCTGGGATTCCATGATTCATTCCTTCAGACCCTCTCCTGCCAGGATGCTaaactctccctctctctttcttatcCCGCTGTCCCATTGGCCCAGCCTGGATGAATCTATCAATAAAACAACTAGAGAATGGTGGTCAGTGAGACACTATAGGATTACTAAAGAGAAGATGCCTCTGGAGTTTGGATCGGGAGTTACAGGTACAAGTAGGTATGttgcagaggaaaataaatattaagctgtatactaaaattacattttaaaagttgaataatGTTTGAGTTAAATAGGAAATACCAAGGTGAATTTGtggttttgaaaagaaataactttttgaaCTGTCACTAATCCTGAAAACAACATCAGGAACAATCTGATATCCATTCTTAGAAACTGGATCTTTGCTTCAAATAT
The sequence above is drawn from the Nomascus leucogenys isolate Asia chromosome 22a, Asia_NLE_v1, whole genome shotgun sequence genome and encodes:
- the KHNYN gene encoding LOW QUALITY PROTEIN: protein KHNYN (The sequence of the model RefSeq protein was modified relative to this genomic sequence to represent the inferred CDS: deleted 1 base in 1 codon) produces the protein MAPLVPLPVSPAGSWWWLRTAANATRPGGASPRAAPPGPPAAARPGSQTTRHSPSSRTGSDPSWAHPAPRARSTRAKSSPGLCRGPGSQCGLAPNMVEGLCNPQVPRSSAPLLFPLLSLDSLRRHPDRLPSLGSPNPLSIPVSQLCPASHSYSCCHCSSLLLGRACSDSSWALGERGGMKPPARWTGGLQPELQGSPAGRHSTEGWTEGDGEHGLGAAAMPTWGARPASPDRFAVSAEAENKVREQQPHVARIFSVGVSVLPKDCPDNPHIWLQLEGPKENASRAKEYLKGLCSPELQDEIHYPPKLHCIFLGAQGFFLDCLAWSTSAHLVPRAPGSLMISGLTEAFVMAQSRVEELAERLSWDFTPGPSSGASQCTGVLRDFSALLQSPADAHREALLQLPLAVQEELLSLVQEASSGQGPGALASWERRSSGLLGPQCQGVRAPPSDGRESLDTGSMGPGDSRGARGDSYAVVKEGGKQGGPREMDLGWKELPGEEAWEREVALRPQSVGGGARESAPLKGKAVGKEEIAQGGGGFCVHREPAGAHGSCHRAAQSRGASLLQRLHNGNASPPRVPSPPPAPEPPWHCGDRGDCGDRGDGDRGDKQQGMARGRGPQWKRGARGGNLVTGTQRFKEALQDPFTLCLANVPGQPDLRHIVIDGSNVAMVHGLQHYFSSRGIAIAVQYFWDRGHRDITVFVPQWRFSKDAKVRESHFLQKLYSLSLLSLTPSRVMDGKRISSYDDRFMVKLAEETDGIIVSNDQFRDLAEESEKWMAIIRERLLPFTFVGNLFMVPDDPLGRNGPTLDEFLKKPARTQGSSKAQHPSRGFADHGKQQQGREEEKGSGGIRKTRETERLRRQLLEVFWGQDHKVDFILQREPYCRDINQLSEALLSLNF